TAACTAGCGAAAATTTGTTGTTTTCCAGCTTTGAAATCGCTTACTTAAGTTGAGAATAGCACCAATTGGTATATACCACAATATACTTTTTACACTATTTCCCTCGTTAGAAAATTGTTTCAAAAATTGGGCTATAACCTTCTTTCAGGCGAATAAAAGGATTCACCAAACTGGTATAGTCCAGAAAAAAGTTTAAAAAAAATTTTATAATTCATCTGTATAACCCATTAAAAATACTCGTAAAAGGCGGGTTTCTCAGTAGGTATTGCAAGCTGCCATCGCTCAACAAGCTCTTTTGTTGGCTGTTTATGGGCATATTCCACTGCTTCACTTACAGAAAGGTAGCCTATCATCATAGCAGAAAAAAGATTGATTGGTAATGCTAACATATGCATCGCAGGGATTGAATTAGTCTCTACAATTGAAACATTTCCATCTTTATTTATTTTAAAGATATGCTCATTCCATGCACAAAAGGAATCTTCTATACGCACATACAAGGGCTCTTGCATTTCCTGCCATGAATATTGCTGCATAAAAGAGAGAACATCCACTATTCGAATCATGACATCTTGAACAACCTCTCTTTTAAACTGTGGTTCTTTAAAATGAAAGCCAAAGTGATGGTCGCTAGAGGTAATTCCCTTAATGCTAGTAACACTTGCAGCATGTGATGAGACAAAGCGCCAAATTGCTTGTTCTGCTAGTAAATCCTCTGCTATAAAATCATGAATTTCAAATATTTCATTGTATATCGTATAACGAATATAGCCTGCTACATTATCAGAATTAAAATAGGCCGCCAAATGACTGTCTGGCATCCTTCTCTCTATCCTTTGCCACCACGCATTATTTCGTAGCATACCTCCATTACGAGTAAGTGCCTGTAGATTATGAAAATCCTTAATGTCACGATAAAGGCCATTATCTCGGCATTCAAAGCTCATGCGCTTAATAACATCTAATTGTTTTCCGAAATTAGGAAATAGCATTTGCGGAATGGAATAATGTAGTTTTTCAAAAAATAGCTCCCAGCCAAAGTGACGATAAAAGGAAACAGAAAAAGGGGCTAAGACAGAAACGGATTGCCCGTTTTCTCTCATTTTCAATAGTGCTGTTGTCATTAGCTTTTTAATAATTCCCTGCTGCCTATATTCTGGATAGGTTGCTACAAAGCCAATTCCCCCCATAGCATAACTCTTACCATGTACAGTTATATTAAGAGGTAATATTAGTAGCTGACCAACTACCTTCTGTCCATCATAGGCCCCAAGTGTTATGCTATGCTCAATCCAGTATTGAAAATCCTCACGGCGTGCTCCTATATATTTATTAGGAAAACAATAATCTCTTAGTTGATGTACCTGACTATAGTCTTCTGGTGGAATCATCTTTATATCCATAAAACAAATCACCCCTATTCAATACTGAATATTTTTGAAATTCATGGACTTATTAAGTGCCTTTTTACATACTCCTTCACTTCATCTGCTGTAGAGAGTAGTAAAATGCGCTCAATATGTAGCTTTGATTGCTGCTTTGAAAGCTTAGCAATATGCGCTCTCGTTTTTAGAATAGAGGAGGCACTCATTGAAAACTCATTTAATCCCAATCCTAGTAAAATTGGTATGGCTATTTCATCTGCCGCCATTTCTCCACACATACCTACCCATTTACCTTGCTGATGGGCTGCAACAATAACATTTTTTATTAATCTTAAAACGGCTGGATGGTATGGCTGGTATAAATAAGATACATTTTCATTCATGCGGTCTGCCGCTAATGTATATTGAATTAAATCATTTGTTCCAATTGAAAAAAAATCTACTTCCTTAGCAAAAATGTCCGCTATAATAGCTGCTGATGGGATTTCAATCATTATGCCGATCTCTATGTTTTCAGCTACTAAATAGCCATTATTTTTTAAATATTGCTGTTCCTCAAGAAGAATGGCCTTTGCACTTAGAAATTCATCCAAAGTTGCAATCATTGGGAACATTATCTTTAGATGACCATAGACACCTGCCCTTAATAAGGCTCGAAGCTGTTCACGAAAAATATCGTGCTGTGTTAAGCTAATTCGAATTGCTCGATAGCCTAGAAAAGGGTTCATTTCTGCTGATAGTTTTAAATAAGGTAGATGCTTATCACCACCGATATCTAAGGTCCGAACAATTGTTGGCTTTCCCTGCATTTTCTCAAGTACACTTCTATAAGCTTGAAACTGCTCCTCCTCTGAAGGTAGCTCCTGACGTCCCATATATAAAAATTCCGTTCGAAAAAGACCTATACCATCACCACCAGCATTTAGAACCATATCTACGTCCTCTGGTTTGCCAATATTACCGGCTATTTCTATAGCGCATCCATCAGCGCTAAAGCTTGCCATTGAACGGTACTGGAGAAGCTCTTCATACGCTGCTATGTGCTGTTTGTGTTGTTGCTTGTAAAAGCTTAATACTTCTGAGGTAGGATTCACAATAATTTTGCCATTTGTACCATCTAAAATAATCGTAGTCCCTTGTTGAATAACTTGTGTAGCGTTTTTAGTGCCCACTACTGCCGGAATCTCTAATGTTCGTGCCAGTATAGCAGAATGTGACGTTTTACCACCAATATCCGTTATAAACCCCTTTACATACTTCGTATCTAACATCGCTGTCATAGAGGGTGTTAAATCTGCTGCAACAATGACAACATCAGAGGTTAAACGATTCATATCTACCATTTCAATGCCTAGCAAATGCCCTAAAATTCGTTTAGAGACATCTCTGATATCTGCCACTCGCTCCTGCAAATAAATATTGTCTATCCCCTCGAACATCTCGATATACATATTCGCTACTTCATCTAAGGCATACTCAGCATTCATTCCTGATACAATTTTCGACTCAGCTGCTGCAATCATTTCTGGGTCTTCTAACACTAATAAATGTGCCGCAAAAATCGCTGCCTTGTCTGCACCAAATTTGACCTGAGCAATTTCGTAAATCTCTTGAAGCTCCTTTTTTGCTTTCCCCCTAGCAGTCTTGAATCTTTCTAGTTCTTCTTGTATATCCAAAACAGTTACTTTTTCAAACGATAAATCTGGGTCCTTTAAACAATATGCCTTTGCAAAGCTGATGCCATCAGACACTGCTATTCCCTGTATTTCTAGCATTCCTCACCAATTCCTTTAGAAATGAGTACTTCTGTAACGGTTTGAAAAAGCTTCTCTGCATCAGGACCCTCTGCAGAAATTTCTACAATGCTTCCCGGAGTTACTCCCTGAGCCATAACACCCATAATTGATTTTAAATTTACTGACTTTTCCTTATATGTTAAGGCAACATCACATTCAAATGGTGTAACAGCAGTTACAAGTAATGCTGCAGGTCTAGCATGTAGTCCCTCTGGCGCTGTTATTTTATACATCTTTTTCATCGATATCCCCTCCGTTTTTTCAATTAAAATTAATCCGATGTTGATAATTAGCTATCAAAGCCTCATTATGAGACCGATTGGATTCAACATTATTGCTTTCAAAAACTGGTAATACACAACCCTCGCTCGCCATATTCTTTATCACTTCACCAAATAATGCATTTAAAATAAATGACCCAATTACTGTGGAAGCGGGTGCAAACTGTATTTTATTGTAACTTAGAACACCATCGCCTATTGGTGTATGCGTATTGATCATTATATCCACGATTTCCTCTAAACGTTTTCCACTTGGATGGCGTGATGGCTGATTATGATATTTAAGAGACTGTAGTGATATAACAACTACCCCTGATTGTTTCGCTAGAAGAGCTGCATCTATTGGGGCAGGATTTCGGCCAGAAGTTGAGATAACGATACATACATCATTTTCATGAAAGTCAAATTGCTCCTTATACTGCTCAATAATCGTCGGATCCTTTTCATTTTTGGATGATGTTAATGCACCTGCATGTAATGTTAAAGGTTCAATAATGATTGGGCGTACGGGTACAAGCCCCCCCGCACGATAAAATGCATCCTGGGCCAAAAGTTGAGAATGACCACAGCCAAATAATTGCACAATACCACCAAGTTGAAGCCGTTCCACAATTAACTGTGCAGCTTCCGCTATTTGAGCATGTTCTTGCTCTTGCACGGTTTGCATTAGCTTTTGTATTTCTAGAAAGTATGCATACATAGAATCACCTTTTAATTTCACTAATGAATTTGTAACGATCAGCTCGATAAGTACTACGCACAAGCTCAAACGGAACGCCATCAGATAAATAACTTGTACGTTTAATAATTAAGACAGGTGCTGTATGATTAATTTGCAAAAATTTACTATCTTCTTTTGTAACAATAGCTGCCTCCATTTGTTGAATGGCATTGCCAATTTTTTGATGAAACTTTGCTTCAATCAAGGCATACAAAGACCCCATAATTTTCTTTTCATCTAGCTCTGGATACACTTTTACTGGAATATATGTTCTTTCGATTGCCATTGGCTTAGAATCCGCATTACGAATTCGTACTACAAAGAATACCTCTTCGCCAGGCTCTAACATTAAATCTCCTGCCACATCAACTGGGGGTACAATTTTTTCAAATCGAAGAACTCTACTGCTAGGTTCCATCCCTCTAGCTCTCATGTCCTCAGTGAAACTCGTTAATCCCTTTAATGGTTGCTCCAATTTTGGATTAGCTACATAGGTCCCTCTTCCTTTTTCTCGGTACAGTAAGCCACTATTCACTAAGTTTGTAATAGATTGACGAACAGTCATTCTACTGACATCAAATTGCGTTGAAAGCTCACGTTCAGAAGGAATGTTTTCTCCAATCTTGTATTCTTCTAAATAAATGCGTTGTTTAATAATCTCTTCTATTTGTATATAAATAGGTATATGAGAATTTTTATCTAACAAGTCTTGCACCATCCTTATCGCCTCTTTACTTTCATTTCTCAAATACAACTTTACCCTGACAAATAGTTTTTTGCACATTTAATTTTTCATCAAGTAATACAAAATCTGCATCAAAGCCTTCCATGATACGTCCCTTAGTTGTAAGCTTTAATTGCTCAGCAGCATTTGTAGAGGACATTGCAACAATCTCCTGCCATGAGCAATTTGTGATCGCTTTCATATTTTTTACTGCTTGTTCCATCGTTAACACGCTGCCAGCTAAAGCGCCATTAGACAAATGTGCCCCAGCCTTGGAAACATGAACGGTTTGACCTCCTAAATCAAAATCACCGTACTGTAAGCCTTTCGCCCGCATCGCATCGGTAATTAAAATGATTCCTTTAGCTCCCTTAGACCGATACGCTAGTTTGACAGCCTGAGGATGACTATGCACAAAATCTGCAATGATCTCGACCTTCACTGCATCCTCTACTAACACACCTCCAACGACACCCGGATTACGGTGATGAAAAGGACGCATTTGATTATATAAATGTGTAGCCTGGCTTACACCCAATTCAACTGCCCTCTCCACATCCTCAATGGTTGCATCAGAATGCCCTATAGAGGGAATTATCTGTGAGCCCCTTAATGATTCAAGAAAGGCAAAGCCTCCTTCTACCTCAGGGGCAATCGTTATTTGTTTGATACGTTGGTTACTTATTTTTTGCCATGCTGCAAATTGTTCGATGGAGGGTAATATAATGTATTCAACTGGCTGTGCACCTGCCCTTTTTTTTGAAACATATGGTCCCTCTACATGAACTCCTAGTAAGCATGCTTCATCTTCACTATTTTCAAAAAGTGCAATATTGGCTAAAGCGCTTTCAATTGCTTCTATTGATTGTGTCATTGTAGTAGCAAGAAAGCCTGTTACTCCCTCTTTTACTAAAGAACGAGCTATCTGATGTAAGGCAGATGGGGTGGCATCCATCGTATCGTGACCAGCAGAACCATGAATATGCATATCTATATAGCCAGGAAGCAAGAACCAATTTTTATCTTTGCCATCAATATAATGCTCAGCACGGTCGGATAATGCGTGACTTATTTTTCTGATTTTACCATTGTTAATCAGCAAGTCGCCCTTATACGGCAGCTTATCGTGATTAACTATCGTAACATTTGAAATTAATAGTGTCCCCTTCAATGAGTCACCCCCTTTATTCCCCTATGAAGGAGTATTGCTGAAGCAAACAAGCTACCAATATTTATTTGGTATAGTTGTCTATACCAATTATATGATGCTTTCATAAAAATAAAAAGTAATTTTTTCATATTTTCTAAATTTTTCTTTAAATTTTAATTATTCACTAGCCTATCGATGAAATTATTGTTTTGGGCAATAAAAAAAAGAGCAATACACGCTCCTTTTGTTTCACTTTGTATGGACGAATCCCGATTGTGCAGCAATGCCAAGAAACATTCGTTTTGAACCCGCAAGTCGCAGGGGGGTGCCCGCTTTGCAGTTTTAAACGTCCCGCTCCTTGTTAGGGCATGTTTGCGACTACAAAATGAAGGCTCCCAATTCTATAATGTTCGGTCAAAACTGTTAAGTAGAATCAGCAGATAAACAAACACATCAGGATTCGTATTACAGTTATCATAACACCATATTTCAGATAATTCAAACGATTTTTCGTTAAAAAATTTAAATTCCTGCGAAAACACAAAAAATACCTAGATTCCCAACATTTTTTGCTAGAGAATCCAGGTATTTAGAAGTACTAATTATCTTTTAAATGCTTTAATTGCTAAATTTAACTCATCCAATTGCTCTGTAGAAACAGCACTTGGTGCACTAGTTAATAAGCAGCTAGCACTTGCTGTTTTCGGGAATGCAATTGTATCACGTAAATTGTTGCGGCCTGCGAGTAACATAACAAAGCGGTCAAGACCAAATGCTAGACCTGCATGTGGTGGTACACCGTATTCAAATGCTTCTAATAGATAGCCAAATTGTGCTCTTGCTTCCTCTTCTGAGAAACCAAGTAATGCAAACATTTTTTCCTGTAGCTCACGTTCATAAATACGTAGTGAGCCTCCACCAAGTTCATAGCCGTTTAGTACAATGTCGTATGCTTGTGCACGGACAGCAGAAGGATCCGTTTCCATTAAAGGAATATCTTCATCAAATGGACGTGTAAACGGATGATGTGCTGCTTTATAGCGACCGTCTTCCTCAGAGTATTCTAATAGCGGCCAATCTGTGATCCATAGGAAGGCAAATTGTGATTCATCAATTAAGTCTAAGTCATGGCCTAATTTCGTACGAAGTGCACCAAGAGAAGCTGCTACAACAGATGCTTGATCAGCAACAAATACAAGAATATCTCCAACCTCTGCTTTCATACGCTCCATTAATGCACTTGCTAATGCCTCGTCAAAGAATTTCGCAATCGGACCATTTAAGCCTTCCTCTGTTACCTTTAACCAAGCAAGACCTTTTGCTCCATAAATACCAACGAATTTTGTTAATTCATCCATATCTTTACGAGAGTATCTTTCTGCAGCACCTTTAATATTAATACTTTTTACTTGTTTTCCTTGAGCTACTGTATCAGCGAATACTTTAAAGCTACAGCCATCAAAAATATCATTTAAAGCAACAAGCTCTAAGCCAAAGCGTACGTCAGGCTTATCTGAGCCGTAGCGGTCCATCGCCTCTTGATATTTCATGCGTTGGAATGGAGCAGGTATATCAATCCCTTTAACTTCCTTCATAACAGCTTGGATTAAGCGTTCATTCATTTCTAAAACTTCTTCTTGTGTTAAAAAGCTTGTTTCAATATCGACCTGTGTAAACTCTGGCTGACGGTCTGCACGTAGGTCTTCATCACGGAAGCAGCGTGCGATTTGGAAGTATTTCTCAAAGCCTGCAACCATTAATAATTGCTTAAATAACTGTGGTGATTGTGGTAATGCATAAAATTCACCTTCATGGACACGTGATGGTACTAAATAATCGCGAGCCCCCTCTGGAGAAGATTTCGTTAAAATTGGTGTCTCCACCTCTAGGAAGTCTTCGTTTTGTAAGAAATTGCGAATTGTACGTGTAACATCTGAACGTAGCTTGAATGTATCATACATAACTGGACGACGAAGGTCTAAATAACGGTATTTTAAACGTAAATCTTCTGAAACATCTGTGCGGTCCTCAATTTGGAATGGAGGTGTTTTTGCTGTATTAATAACAGTTAATTTCGATGCCTCTACCTCAATTTTTCCATTTGGCACATTTGGGTTAATTTGATCTTCTGCTCGAAGAATAACTGTCCCTTCTACTTCAATGACATATTCACTACGTACTTTATCTGCTAAAGCATGTGCCTCAGCAACATCAGGACTAAAAACAACCTGTGTTATGCCTGTACGATCACGTAAATCAATAAAAATTAAACCACCTAGGTCACGGCGGCGTTGTACCCAACCTTTTAATACAACTTTTTCGCCTTGTAACCGTTCTGATAATTCGTTACTAGCATGTGTTCTTGTAGCCATTTATTTAGTTCCTCCAAATAATCTTTATTTATGTAGCATCCATTCCTATAAACTGTGGAATAATGCCTCTTGATTGTCCATCATTGCTAGTGATGGATTTTTTATTTTTAATAGCTGAAATTTATGATTGCTGTAATAGGTAATTCACTAATGCTGAAAATTCAACTTTTTGTTGTTCGCCTGACTGCATATGCTTAATAGTTGCAGCTTGCTCCTCCAGCTCTGTGTCACCTAATACAATTGTATACTTAGCACCTAAACGATCTGCGGATTTCATTTGTGCCTTCATTTTGCGATCCAAATAATCCATCTCCGTAGCAATGCCCTTCGCACGGAAGGTACTTGTTAATTCAACTGCCTTTAGCTTTGCTTCATCACCCATAGCAATCATATAGACATCAAGACCTGATGCTGTGTCTAATTCAACTCCCTCAGCTTCAAGAGCTAGTAAAAGACGCTCAATACTTAATGCAAAACCGATTCCCGGTACATCTGGTCCACCAATTTCTTCGACAAGCCCATTGTAGCGCCCTCCACCACAAAGAGTCGTAATGGCGCCAAAGCCAGAAGCTGTTGACATAATTTCAAATGTCGTATGGTTGTAATAATCAAGACCTCTTACTAGGTTTGGATCAACCTCATATGAAATACCTAGAATATCCAAATACGCTTTAACTTGAGCGAAATAAGCTGCTGATTCCTCCGTTAGGAAATCCGTTAATGCTGGTGCGGATTTCATTAAAGGATGCTCGCGGTCTACCTTACAGTCTAGGATGCGCAATGGGTTTTTTTGTAGTCGATTTTGACAATCTGTACAAAATTCATGAATATGTGGTTCAAAATGCTGGAGCAATGCCGTACGATGTGTATCACGTGTAGCTTTATCTCCAAGTGAGTTGATGATTAATTTTAAATCCTTTAAGCCTGCTGATTCATAGACATCCATAGCTAGTGCAATCACTTCAGCATCAATAGCTGGATCAGCTGAACCAATTGCCTCCACGCCAAATTGTACAAATTGACGATAACGCCCAGCTTGTTGACGCTCATAACGGAACATTGGACCTAAATAGGATAACTTAACTGGCTGGTCTGGGGCACCGAACATTTTATGCTCAACATAAGCACGGACTACACCAGCTGTATTTTCAGGACGAAGCGTCAATGATCGCCCTCCACGATCCTCAAAGGTATACATTTCTTTTTGCACAACATCTGTTGTTTCACCAACACCACGTGCAAATAAATCTGTTTGCTCAAAAATAGGTGTACGGATTTCGTTGTACCGATAAACATGACAAATATCTCGAATAATCGCCTCGACTTTTTGCCATTTTTCTGATTGCCCCGGCAATATATCCTGCGTCCCACGTGGTACTTTAAAACTCATGTAATTACCTCCTCTATTATTACTTATGAAAATTTTGAGTGTCTGCTTGTTAACCTAACCGTTTTTTCCTCTGGATTGTGCGAGCTCCACATCTTTTTAGAAACAAAAAAGCTCTCGCCACCTTGCATATTGCAAGGGACGAGAGCTATAGAAGCTTCCGCGGTTCCACCCTAGTTGACGCGTCTAATAACGAGCGTCCTCCTCATAATCGGATAACGGCCGA
This genomic stretch from Lysinibacillus pakistanensis harbors:
- the aspS gene encoding aspartate--tRNA ligase, producing MATRTHASNELSERLQGEKVVLKGWVQRRRDLGGLIFIDLRDRTGITQVVFSPDVAEAHALADKVRSEYVIEVEGTVILRAEDQINPNVPNGKIEVEASKLTVINTAKTPPFQIEDRTDVSEDLRLKYRYLDLRRPVMYDTFKLRSDVTRTIRNFLQNEDFLEVETPILTKSSPEGARDYLVPSRVHEGEFYALPQSPQLFKQLLMVAGFEKYFQIARCFRDEDLRADRQPEFTQVDIETSFLTQEEVLEMNERLIQAVMKEVKGIDIPAPFQRMKYQEAMDRYGSDKPDVRFGLELVALNDIFDGCSFKVFADTVAQGKQVKSINIKGAAERYSRKDMDELTKFVGIYGAKGLAWLKVTEEGLNGPIAKFFDEALASALMERMKAEVGDILVFVADQASVVAASLGALRTKLGHDLDLIDESQFAFLWITDWPLLEYSEEDGRYKAAHHPFTRPFDEDIPLMETDPSAVRAQAYDIVLNGYELGGGSLRIYERELQEKMFALLGFSEEEARAQFGYLLEAFEYGVPPHAGLAFGLDRFVMLLAGRNNLRDTIAFPKTASASCLLTSAPSAVSTEQLDELNLAIKAFKR
- the hisS gene encoding histidine--tRNA ligase translates to MSFKVPRGTQDILPGQSEKWQKVEAIIRDICHVYRYNEIRTPIFEQTDLFARGVGETTDVVQKEMYTFEDRGGRSLTLRPENTAGVVRAYVEHKMFGAPDQPVKLSYLGPMFRYERQQAGRYRQFVQFGVEAIGSADPAIDAEVIALAMDVYESAGLKDLKLIINSLGDKATRDTHRTALLQHFEPHIHEFCTDCQNRLQKNPLRILDCKVDREHPLMKSAPALTDFLTEESAAYFAQVKAYLDILGISYEVDPNLVRGLDYYNHTTFEIMSTASGFGAITTLCGGGRYNGLVEEIGGPDVPGIGFALSIERLLLALEAEGVELDTASGLDVYMIAMGDEAKLKAVELTSTFRAKGIATEMDYLDRKMKAQMKSADRLGAKYTIVLGDTELEEQAATIKHMQSGEQQKVEFSALVNYLLQQS
- the nagA gene encoding N-acetylglucosamine-6-phosphate deacetylase produces the protein MKGTLLISNVTIVNHDKLPYKGDLLINNGKIRKISHALSDRAEHYIDGKDKNWFLLPGYIDMHIHGSAGHDTMDATPSALHQIARSLVKEGVTGFLATTMTQSIEAIESALANIALFENSEDEACLLGVHVEGPYVSKKRAGAQPVEYIILPSIEQFAAWQKISNQRIKQITIAPEVEGGFAFLESLRGSQIIPSIGHSDATIEDVERAVELGVSQATHLYNQMRPFHHRNPGVVGGVLVEDAVKVEIIADFVHSHPQAVKLAYRSKGAKGIILITDAMRAKGLQYGDFDLGGQTVHVSKAGAHLSNGALAGSVLTMEQAVKNMKAITNCSWQEIVAMSSTNAAEQLKLTTKGRIMEGFDADFVLLDEKLNVQKTICQGKVVFEK
- the ptsP gene encoding phosphoenolpyruvate--protein phosphotransferase; this encodes MLEIQGIAVSDGISFAKAYCLKDPDLSFEKVTVLDIQEELERFKTARGKAKKELQEIYEIAQVKFGADKAAIFAAHLLVLEDPEMIAAAESKIVSGMNAEYALDEVANMYIEMFEGIDNIYLQERVADIRDVSKRILGHLLGIEMVDMNRLTSDVVIVAADLTPSMTAMLDTKYVKGFITDIGGKTSHSAILARTLEIPAVVGTKNATQVIQQGTTIILDGTNGKIIVNPTSEVLSFYKQQHKQHIAAYEELLQYRSMASFSADGCAIEIAGNIGKPEDVDMVLNAGGDGIGLFRTEFLYMGRQELPSEEEQFQAYRSVLEKMQGKPTIVRTLDIGGDKHLPYLKLSAEMNPFLGYRAIRISLTQHDIFREQLRALLRAGVYGHLKIMFPMIATLDEFLSAKAILLEEQQYLKNNGYLVAENIEIGIMIEIPSAAIIADIFAKEVDFFSIGTNDLIQYTLAADRMNENVSYLYQPYHPAVLRLIKNVIVAAHQQGKWVGMCGEMAADEIAIPILLGLGLNEFSMSASSILKTRAHIAKLSKQQSKLHIERILLLSTADEVKEYVKRHLISP
- a CDS encoding GntR family transcriptional regulator, with the translated sequence MLDKNSHIPIYIQIEEIIKQRIYLEEYKIGENIPSERELSTQFDVSRMTVRQSITNLVNSGLLYREKGRGTYVANPKLEQPLKGLTSFTEDMRARGMEPSSRVLRFEKIVPPVDVAGDLMLEPGEEVFFVVRIRNADSKPMAIERTYIPVKVYPELDEKKIMGSLYALIEAKFHQKIGNAIQQMEAAIVTKEDSKFLQINHTAPVLIIKRTSYLSDGVPFELVRSTYRADRYKFISEIKR
- a CDS encoding SIS domain-containing protein produces the protein MYAYFLEIQKLMQTVQEQEHAQIAEAAQLIVERLQLGGIVQLFGCGHSQLLAQDAFYRAGGLVPVRPIIIEPLTLHAGALTSSKNEKDPTIIEQYKEQFDFHENDVCIVISTSGRNPAPIDAALLAKQSGVVVISLQSLKYHNQPSRHPSGKRLEEIVDIMINTHTPIGDGVLSYNKIQFAPASTVIGSFILNALFGEVIKNMASEGCVLPVFESNNVESNRSHNEALIANYQHRINFN
- a CDS encoding HPr family phosphocarrier protein, encoding MKKMYKITAPEGLHARPAALLVTAVTPFECDVALTYKEKSVNLKSIMGVMAQGVTPGSIVEISAEGPDAEKLFQTVTEVLISKGIGEEC
- a CDS encoding GNAT family N-acetyltransferase; the protein is MDIKMIPPEDYSQVHQLRDYCFPNKYIGARREDFQYWIEHSITLGAYDGQKVVGQLLILPLNITVHGKSYAMGGIGFVATYPEYRQQGIIKKLMTTALLKMRENGQSVSVLAPFSVSFYRHFGWELFFEKLHYSIPQMLFPNFGKQLDVIKRMSFECRDNGLYRDIKDFHNLQALTRNGGMLRNNAWWQRIERRMPDSHLAAYFNSDNVAGYIRYTIYNEIFEIHDFIAEDLLAEQAIWRFVSSHAASVTSIKGITSSDHHFGFHFKEPQFKREVVQDVMIRIVDVLSFMQQYSWQEMQEPLYVRIEDSFCAWNEHIFKINKDGNVSIVETNSIPAMHMLALPINLFSAMMIGYLSVSEAVEYAHKQPTKELVERWQLAIPTEKPAFYEYF